A DNA window from Theobroma cacao cultivar B97-61/B2 chromosome 5, Criollo_cocoa_genome_V2, whole genome shotgun sequence contains the following coding sequences:
- the LOC18599546 gene encoding G-type lectin S-receptor-like serine/threonine-protein kinase At1g11330: MGIVSGSRFVVLLLLSCYCIKFGTAMDTITSSNSIKDPGAITSNSGVFRFGFFSPANSTDRYVGIWYNIGIPEQSVVWIANRNKPLKDDSGVVMIAEDGNLVVSNGQKEILWSSNVKSPAANTSAQVLDSGNLVLRGITDGASLWESFQQPSDAFVPTMKISTNVRTGEKVQLTSWKSSSDPSNGSFSLGLGPLSIPQVFIWNNTRPYWRTGPWNGLIFTGVEHMYSFYLDGFNLVDDKEGNFYIMFGLVGKSYLLYLYLNSQGKLIQRDWDEGKRDWNISWSAPETECDVYGKCGAFGSCDSQKQPICSCLRGFEPKITKEWTRGNWASGCVRSKPLQCERTNNGSKPSKDGFLKLEKMKVPDFAEWSPTLEDKCKEQCLNNCSCVAYAYDAGIGCMSWSENLIDMQKLSTGGLDLYVRLEHSELDTTKERNMIIIITVVIGIIIIAISTFFLWRRKAKQRVNKVKSEEMLLPNKGDNIDEVELQRLPLLKFEELATATTNFSLSNKLGQGGFGPVYKGTLKDGQEIAVKRLSTGSGQGSEEFMTEVSVISTLQHRNLVRLLGCCVEGGERVLVYEYMPNRSLDAFLFDRAKQKLLDWKKRFKIIEGISRGLLYLHRDSRLRIIHRDLKASNILLDEEMNPKISDFGMARIFGGNQNQANTKRVVGTHGYMSPEYAMGGHFSEKSDVFSYGVLLLEIISGRRNTSFYNQEHSSSLLGFAWQLWNEDDIMALPYTDQCHFQEIKRCMHVGLLCVQEFAKDRPTISTVISMLNSEIVDLPTPKQPAFIERMIAVDIESPQNNQNRCSINDVTVTNVEGR; this comes from the exons ATGGGAATAGTCAGTGGCTCAAGATTCGtagttcttcttctcctaTCCTGTTATTGTATAAAATTTGGCACCGCTATGGACACTATCACATCGTCTAACTCAATCAAAGATCCTGGGGCTATAACCTCCAACAGCGGGGTATTCCGGTTTGGGTTCTTTAGCCCTGCAAATTCTACAGATCGCTATGTGGGGATATGGTACAATATTGGCATTCCTGAACAATCTGTTGTTTGGATAGCCAACAGGAACAAACCCCTCAAAGATGACTCTGGGGTTGTCATGATAGCAGAGGATGGCAATCTAGTGGTTTCAAATGGACAAAAGGAGATTCTTTGGTCATCCAATGTAAAAAGTCCAGCAGCGAATACAAGTGCTCAGGTTTTAGACTCTGGAAACCTTGTGTTGCGGGGTATCACTGATGGAGCAAGCTTATGGGAGAGCTTTCAACAACCTTCTGATGCCTTCGTGCCAACCATGAAAATTAGTACTAACGTAAGAACAGGTGAAAAAGTGCAGTTGACATCATGGAAAAGCTCTTCTGATCCATCTAATGGTAGTTTCTCTCTGGGTCTTGGACCCCTCAGCATTCCTCAAGTCTTTATTTGGAACAATACCAGGCCGTATTGGCGGACTGGTCCATGGAATGGTCTCATCTTTACTGGCGTCGAACATATGTATTCATTTTACCTTGATGGATTTAATCTTGTGGATGACAAAGAaggaaatttttatattatgtttgGTTTAGTTGGCAAGTCTTATTTAttgtatttatatttgaattcACAAGGAAAACTAATACAACGAGACTGGGATGAAGGGAAGAGGGATTGGAACATTAGTTGGTCTGCTCCGGAAACAGAGTGTGATGTTTATGGCAAGTGTGGGGCATTTGGAAGCTGTGACTCTCAGAAACAACCAATTTGCAGCTGTTTAAGAGGGTTTGAGCCCAAGATCACAAAGGAATGGACTAGAGGAAATTGGGCTAGTGGATGTGTCAGGAGTAAACCTTTGCAGTGTGAGAGAACAAACAATGGCAGCAAACCTAGCAAAGATGGGTTTTTGAAGCTAGAGAAGATGAAAGTGCCAGACTTTGCAGAGTGGTCACCTACCCTGGAAGACAAATGCAAAGAACAATGCCTGAACAATTGTTCATGTGTTGCTTATGCATATGATGCCGGTATCGGTTGTATGTCATGGAGTGAAAACTTAATTGACATGCAGAAATTATCCACAGGAGGGCTAGATCTTTACGTTCGGCTAGAGCATTCAGAACTTG ATACGACGAAAGAAAGGAATATGATTATCATAATAACAGTAGTTATTGGAATTATCATCATTGCCATCTCCACATTTTTCTTATGGAGGCGGAAGGCCAAACAAAGAG TTAACAAAgtaaaaagtgaagaaatgcTGCTACCCAATAAGGGGGATAACATAGATGAAGTTGAACTCCAGCGACTACCACTACTCAAATTTGAGGAACTTGCAACTGCGACGACCAACTTCAGCCTTTCAAACAAGCTAGGGCAGGGTGGTTTCGGTCCAGTGTACAAG GGAACATTAAAGGATGGGCAAGAAATAGCAGTGAAGAGACTGTCGACAGGTTCTGGACAGGGGTCAGAAGAATTCATGACTGAAGTGTCGGTGATATCTACACTCCAACATCGAAATCTTGTTAGACTCCTTGGCTGTTGTGTTGAAGGAGGTGAAAGGGTGTTGGTCTACGAGTACATGCCCAACCGAAGCTTAGATGCGTTTCTCTTCG ATCGGGCCAAACAAAAACTACTGGATTGGAAAAAACGCTTCAAAATTATTGAAGGAATTAGTCGAGGTCTCCTTTATCTACACAGAGATTCCAGATTACGAATTATCCACAGAGATTTAAAAGCAAGTAATATCTTACTAGACGAAGAAATGAATCCAAAAATCTCAGACTTTGGAATGGCTAGGATTTTTGGAGGCAATCAAAATCAAGCCAACACAAAAAGGGTAGTGGGAACACA CGGCTACATGTCTCCGGAATACGCCATGGGAGGACATTTTTCAGAGAAATCCGATGTTTTTAGCTATGGTGTTCTATTACTGGAGATCATTAGTGGGAGAAGAAACACAAGTTTCTATAACCAAGAGCATTCTTCTAGCCTTTTGGGATTT GCATGGCAGTTGTGGAATGAAGACGACATTATGGCATTACCGTATACAGATCAATGCCATTTTCAGGAAATAAAGAGATGCATGCATGTGGGATTGTTGTGCGTACAAGAATTTGCAAAAGATAGGCCGACTATATCTACTGTTATTTCAATGCTAAACAGTGAGATTGTAGATCTTCCTACTCCAAAACAACCTGCTTTCATTGAAAGAATGATTGCAGTAGATATAGAGTCCCCTCAAAATAATCAGAATAGATGCTCTATAAATGATGTGACTGTTACCAATGTCGAAGGCCGATGA
- the LOC18599545 gene encoding inositol-tetrakisphosphate 1-kinase 1, giving the protein MSNLPSELYRIGYALTSKKEQTFILPSLLSHAPQKGIVLTKVDPNKPLIQQVPFDCIIHKLYGSDWKQNLQDFTSQNPSIPIIDSPDYIEVLQNRISMLETVSKLKITNSGVPKQIAITEVTDMENLKLTFPLIAKPLDADGSETSHKLHLIFDNEGLKNLTAPFVLQEFVNHGGVVFKVYVAGKYFRCVKRKSLPDISEEKLVNLKGSLPFSQVSNLTAAGGGGGEGCDFEKTEMPPESLVEELVKGLREELRLNLFNFDVIRDGRNKDNYLVIDINYFPGYAKMPDFESVITDFLLDVVRKEQISGED; this is encoded by the coding sequence ATGTCAAATCTACCTTCAGAACTCTACCGAATCGGTTACGCTCTAACCTCCAAAAAGGAGCAAACCTTCATACTGCCTTCCCTCCTTTCCCATGCCCCTCAGAAAGGAATTGTTTTAACCAAAGTCGACCCCAACAAACCTTTAATCCAACAAGTACCGTTCGACTGCATCATCCACAAATTGTACGGATCAGATTGGAAACAAAACCTCCAAGACTTTACTTCCCAAAACCCTAGCATCCCCATCATTGACTCCCCAGATTACATCGAGGTTCTCCAGAACAGAATTTCAATGCTCGAAACCGTTTCGAAACTGAAAATAACAAACTCCGGAGTCCCCAAACAAATTGCCATTACGGAAGTTACTGATATGGAAAATTTGAAACTAACATTTCCGTTAATTGCGAAGCCGTTAGACGCAGACGGCAGCGAGACGTCCCATAAATTGCATCTTATCTTCGACAACGAAGGGTTAAAGAACTTAACAGCGCCGTTTGTCTTACAGGAGTTCGTTAATCACGGCGGCGTCGTTTTTAAAGTCTACGTTGCGGGGAAATATTTTCGGTGCGTGAAACGGAAGTCGTTGCCGGATATTTCGGAGGAAAAATTGGTAAATTTGAAAGGTTCGTTGCCGTTTTCGCAGGTTTCGAATTTAACTGCCGCCGGTGGCGGTGGCGGGGAAGGTTGTGATTTTGAAAAGACGGAAATGCCCCCGGAGAGTTTAGTGGAGGAGTTGGTGAAAGGGCTAAGGGAGGAATTAAGGTTGAATCTGTTTAATTTTGATGTGATTAGGGATGGTagaaataaggataattactTAGttattgatattaattattttccgGGGTACGCCAAAATGCCGGATTTTGAGTCTGTCATAACGGATTTTCTGTTGGATGTCGTGCGCAAAGAACAAATAAGTGGTGAAGATTGA